From Phoenix dactylifera cultivar Barhee BC4 unplaced genomic scaffold, palm_55x_up_171113_PBpolish2nd_filt_p 000991F, whole genome shotgun sequence, one genomic window encodes:
- the LOC103698314 gene encoding dof zinc finger protein DOF5.7-like yields the protein MVSPAADDFQTSGGRKTTTTTTTTTTTTTTIPLRPPEQGLKCPRCDSPNTKFCYYNNYSLTQPRHFCKTCRRYWTKGGALRNVPVGGGCRKNKKSKSSASTRLPLDPADPITAGIPEQGCGLKFLTGPSQPAVDFQLGVLPFSRLQLPTTSGVFSSNNNQFFSLADFSSATANSSPAVPTTSSMVGFNYPISSVGFYGEMGGAPSSIVSSNTHGSIASSIESLSSINQDLHWKLQQQRLAMFFGVEAHKESTLSALPTPLLEKQSEHISFQVPDSAGAQDCGGSGSRKGCIGNTETTARFLESSYTMPASATTNSYNNNNTSSSGNNNSSNWSGIPAWNDMPQFTTLP from the coding sequence ATGGTGTCCCCAGCAGCCGATGATTTTCAGACCTCAGGAGGGCGCAAgacaaccaccaccaccaccaccacaaccaccaccaccaccaccatcccTCTGCGCCCGCCGGAGCAAGGCCTCAAGTGCCCGCGGTGCGACTCCCCCAATACCAAATTCTGCTACTACAACAACTACAGCCTCACCCAGCCAAGGCACTTCTGCAAGACCTGCCGCCGTTACTGGACCAAAGGCGGCGCCCTCCGCAACGTGCCTGTCGGCGGTGGCTGCCGCAAGAACAAGAAATCCAAATCCTCTGCCTCAACCCGCCTCCCCCTCGATCCCGCCGACCCCATCACCGCCGGGATCCCCGAACAGGGCTGCGGCCTAAAATTCCTCACTGGGCCTTCCCAGCCTGCAGTCGACTTCCAGCTAGGCGTGCTCCCCTTCTCAAGGCTGCAACTTCCCACCACTTCTGGGGTCTTTAGCAGCAACAACAACCAATTCTTCTCCTTGGCGGACTTCTCCTCCGCCACAGCTAATTCATCTCCGGCCGTCCCGACGACTTCTTCTATGGTCGGATTCAATTACCCAATATCTTCCGTTGGGTTCTACGGCGAGATGGGtggcgccccttcctcgataGTGAGCAGCAATACCCACGGTAGCATTGCTTCTTCCATTGAATCCTTGAGCTCTATAAACCAAGACCTTCACTGGAAGCTTCAGCAGCAGAGGCTGGCTATGTTCTTTGGAGTGGAGGCCCATAAGGAGAGCACTTTGTCTGCTCTCCCAACCCCTCTTCTGGAGAAGCAGTCAGAGCACATCTCCTTTCAGGTGCCAGACAGCGCGGGAGCTCAGGATTGTGGAGGCAGTGGGTCGAGAAAGGGCTGCATCGGCAATACTGAAACCACAGCACGGTTTCTTGAGAGTTCCTACACGATGCCTGCCTCCGCCACCACCAATTcctacaacaacaacaacactaGCAGCAGCGGCAACAACAACTCAAGCAATTGGAGTGGAATCCCAGCTTGGAACGACATGCCACAGTTTACGACTTTGCCTTAG